One Thermococcus sp. M36 genomic window, CAGCGCGCCGATTATTGCCACCACTGCAATGACGAGCACCGCCAAAGCGCTTCCGCTCAGCTCCATTATCTTGCCGGCCAAGATCGGCGCGATTCCCCCGCCTATCCTTGCCATTGCCCCAGCCCAGCCGGTGCCGGTGCCCCTGACGGCTGTTGGGTAAAGCTCCGGCGTGTAGGCGTATATCGCACCCCAAGCTCCGAGGTTGAAGAAGCTGAAGGCTATAGCGCTCGCGATTATCGCCGTCTCGTTGCCTGAGTTAGCCGCGAAGTAGAAGCCGACGCCCGCTATTCCCGAAAGCAGGAGGTAGTAGGAAAGGGTTTTCTTCCTCCCAATCCTCTCAAGGAGGTAAGCGGCGCTCCAGTAGCCGGGCAGCTGGGCGATGGCGGTGATAATGAAGTACTGGAAGCTCCTGAAGACGGTGATTCCAAGGGTCGAGGCCAGAAACCTCGGGAGCCAAATGAAGAAGCCGTAGTAGGCGAAGGCTATGCTGAACCAGGCTATCGTGAGCATGAGGGTCGTTCTTCCGTACTTCCTCCAGAGATCTCCGACCGAGATTCTCTTTTCTTCCTCTGGCCTCTCAAGTTTAACCTTCACCCCGAATATCTCCCTGATGGTCTCCTCGGCCTCTTTAACCCTTCCCTTGATGAGCAGGTAGCGGGGCGACTCCGGGAGCGTGAGGAGGAGTGGCAGAATAAGTATTATCGCGCCGCCGAAGAGCAGTATGTTCCTCCAGTCGGCCTTGACGAGAATCGCAACTACGCCTATGATTATCGTGCCTACCGCCCAGAAGCTCTCAAGGATTGAAATCATCGCGCCCCTTATCGAGCGGGGCATGAACTCGGCGAAGTACGAGCTTGCAACCGGCAGGGAGCCGCCGAGGCCGAGGCCGACGATGAAGCGCAGGGCTATGAGGGTGTCGAGATTTCCAGCGAAGGAGCTGACTATCGAGCCGATGG contains:
- a CDS encoding MFS transporter; translated protein: MKPGDRKMEVIENSRLNKFHYTLLAILGTVWAFIAVNTIAASFVIALLKNDPAFEGSLAKLGSLGSAALFGMLFGAWLFGYLADRIGRKKTLTLAVATFSIGSIVSSFAGNLDTLIALRFIVGLGLGGSLPVASSYFAEFMPRSIRGAMISILESFWAVGTIIIGVVAILVKADWRNILLFGGAIILILPLLLTLPESPRYLLIKGRVKEAEETIREIFGVKVKLERPEEEKRISVGDLWRKYGRTTLMLTIAWFSIAFAYYGFFIWLPRFLASTLGITVFRSFQYFIITAIAQLPGYWSAAYLLERIGRKKTLSYYLLLSGIAGVGFYFAANSGNETAIIASAIAFSFFNLGAWGAIYAYTPELYPTAVRGTGTGWAGAMARIGGGIAPILAGKIMELSGSALAVLVIAVVAIIGALDVLALGEETMGRELA